From one Rosa rugosa chromosome 4, drRosRugo1.1, whole genome shotgun sequence genomic stretch:
- the LOC133742359 gene encoding flavin-containing monooxygenase FMO GS-OX-like 2, translating to MADASSAHLTAMRPLSRHVAVIGAGASGLVAARELRREGHNVVVFEQGDQLGGNWVYTPEVESDPIGLYPNRTIVHSSMYQSLRTNLPREIMGFRNYPFAAKGEDEERDPRRFPGHREVLKYLNDFAGEFGICEMVRFETEVVFVGLVEGGKWMVKFKSKTSDEGLEEIYDAVVVCCGHYTQPRVAEISGITTWKGRQIHSHNYRTPEPFRDQVVILIGSSSSATDIYRDIAGVAKEVHISSRSIASETKEKKPHFNTMRLNTMINSGYENMWVRSKIKSVHEDGSVVFINGSVVVADTILHCTGYKYHLPFLETNGIVTVDGDDNRVGPLFKHVFPPALAPSLSFVGVPWKTVPFPNFELQSKWIAGVLSNRIALPSKEEMMKDVVSIKYCWHSKTYYTSRVKYKEV from the exons ATGGCGGATGCTAGCTCTGCTCATTTGACTGCAATGCGTCCCTTATCCCGCCACGTAGCAGTGATCGGCGCCGGTGCCAGCGGTTTGGTGGCTGCACGTGAGCTTCGGCGGGAAGGTCACAACGTCGTAGTGTTCGAGCAAGGAGACCAATTGGGTGGCAATTGGGTGTACACCCCAGAAGTGGAGTCCGACCCAATTGGTCTTTACCCAAACAGAACCATAGTCCACTCCAGCATGTACCAGTCTCTCAGGACTAACCTCCCCAGAGAGATCATGGGGTTCCGGAACTACCCATTTGCGGCCAagggagaagatgaagagagagaCCCCAGAAGGTTTCCGGGACACAGAGAGGTGTTGAAGTACTTGAATGACTTCGCCGGCGAGTTTGGGATTTGTGAGATGGTGAGGTTTGAGACTGAGGTGGTGTTCGTAGGTTTGGTGGAGGGTGGCAAGTGGATGGTGAAGTTCAAGAGCAAGACAAGTGATGAGGGTTTGGAAGAGATTTATGATGCTGTGGTCGTTTGTTGTGGGCATTATACTCAGCCTCGTGTAGCAGAAATTTCAG GTATCACTACGTGGAAAGGGCGGCAAATTCACAGCCACAACTATCGAACTCCTGAGCCGTTTCGAGATCAG GTTGTAATTTTGATAGGGAGCTCCAGTAGTGCTACTGATATCTATCGGGACATCGCTGGAGTTGCCAAAGAGGTTCACATTTCATCTAGATCTATTGCTTCCGAAACCAAAGAGAAGAAGCCTCACTTTAATACGATGCGGCTTAACACTATG ATTAATAGTGGCTATGAAAACATGTGGGTTCGCTCTAAG ATTAAAAGTGTCCATGAAGATGGTAGTGTTGTTTTCATAAATGGGAGTGTTGTCGTCGCTGACACCATTCTTCATTGCACAGG GTACAAATAtcatttgccttttcttgaAACCAATGGCATTGTAACCGTGGATGGAGATGACAACCGTGTCGGCCCACTGTTCAAGCATGTCTTCCCGCCTGCCTTGGCACCGTCGCTTTCTTTTGTTGGGGTTCCATGGAAG ACCGTTCCTTTCCCCAATTTTGAACTTCAAAGCAAGTGGATAGCAGGAGTTTTGTCGAATCGAATTGCGCTTCCATCCAAAGAGGAGATGATGAAGGATGTTGTTAGTATAAAATATTGTTGGCATTCCAAAACCTACTATACCAGCCGTGTGAAGTATAAGGAAGTGTGA